The proteins below are encoded in one region of Halalkalicoccus jeotgali B3:
- a CDS encoding DUF6789 family protein, translating into MNRYLRAISAGVAATTVMMLVFLFSQVQTRSQLGAPEAIARFVGMPEHHVVGFVVFSAIGILVWPVVFVLLRERVVGRRGPRDPTVQGMAFGGILWIAFLILGTGELTWPFVILYLFFTLTGHLVYGFVLGYVYERLT; encoded by the coding sequence ATGAATCGGTACCTGCGTGCGATCAGTGCCGGCGTCGCCGCGACGACCGTGATGATGCTCGTGTTTCTGTTCAGTCAGGTACAGACCCGCTCGCAACTCGGCGCTCCGGAGGCGATCGCCCGGTTCGTCGGGATGCCCGAGCACCACGTCGTGGGCTTCGTCGTCTTCTCCGCGATCGGGATCCTCGTCTGGCCGGTCGTCTTCGTTCTGCTCAGAGAGCGGGTCGTCGGCCGGCGCGGGCCGCGGGATCCGACCGTCCAGGGGATGGCCTTCGGCGGGATCCTCTGGATCGCCTTTCTGATCCTCGGGACGGGTGAACTGACCTGGCCGTTCGTCATCCTCTATCTGTTTTTCACCCTCACGGGGCATCTCGTCTACGGGTTCGTACTCGGATACGTCTACGAACGACTGACCTGA
- a CDS encoding HAH_0734 family protein: MKRLIIHGDPGVRKDGIIDYDDREMVLFSVTRNGDWHGPERPQLWCVIGTEDERMDFEKRNYVPHFLDVETIDAEAVDIVQKRGKPSA; encoded by the coding sequence GTGAAACGCCTGATCATCCACGGGGATCCCGGCGTCCGGAAGGACGGGATCATCGACTACGACGACCGGGAGATGGTGCTGTTTTCGGTCACGCGAAACGGCGACTGGCACGGTCCCGAGCGTCCCCAGCTGTGGTGTGTCATCGGCACCGAGGACGAACGAATGGACTTCGAGAAGCGAAACTACGTCCCCCACTTCCTCGACGTCGAGACCATCGACGCCGAGGCCGTCGACATCGTTCAAAAGCGCGGCAAACCCTCCGCTTAG
- a CDS encoding ABC transporter permease: MSLRRFILNRVLSIIPILFGVSVITFGLVHLTPGDPISQMVALNPDVTASQEAQLRARYGLDGPVWQQYLTWMGNVLTADFGTVIRTNREVSAIVLSRLPETIALGLFGWAFALIIAIPTGIYAAVNKDEFGDTVSRFLALSGISIPNFWLGLMLILVGALWLGWWPVLAPSRLSLYHPQMLWYLILPGLTIGTASAASIMRVMRTSMTEEMNKEYVTAARAKGLPERQVVLKHVLRNSLISVVTLAATLTAGIVAGSVVVETVFNWPGLGREFIQAITTREVNLIMAITLFTGVFIILANLLADILYAVLDPRIRYD, translated from the coding sequence ATGAGTTTACGACGCTTCATACTGAATCGAGTGCTGTCGATCATCCCGATCCTCTTCGGCGTGTCGGTGATCACCTTCGGGCTGGTGCACCTCACACCGGGCGATCCCATCAGCCAGATGGTCGCGCTGAACCCCGACGTAACGGCGAGCCAGGAGGCCCAGTTGCGCGCGCGATACGGGCTCGACGGCCCGGTCTGGCAGCAGTACCTGACGTGGATGGGCAACGTCCTGACGGCCGATTTCGGCACCGTCATCAGAACCAACCGCGAGGTTTCCGCGATCGTTCTCTCGCGGCTGCCCGAGACGATCGCGCTTGGCCTGTTCGGGTGGGCCTTCGCGCTGATCATCGCGATCCCGACCGGGATCTACGCGGCGGTCAACAAAGACGAGTTCGGCGACACCGTCAGTCGCTTTCTGGCGCTGTCGGGCATCTCGATCCCGAACTTCTGGCTCGGGTTGATGCTCATTCTCGTCGGCGCGCTCTGGCTGGGCTGGTGGCCGGTGCTTGCACCCTCCCGATTGTCGCTGTACCACCCCCAGATGCTGTGGTACCTCATCCTGCCCGGCCTGACGATCGGCACCGCTTCTGCGGCCTCGATCATGCGGGTGATGCGCACCTCGATGACCGAGGAGATGAACAAGGAGTACGTCACCGCCGCCCGCGCGAAGGGGCTGCCCGAGCGACAGGTCGTGCTCAAACACGTCCTGCGGAACTCGCTGATCTCGGTGGTGACGCTGGCGGCGACGCTGACGGCGGGGATCGTCGCCGGGTCGGTCGTCGTCGAGACCGTCTTCAACTGGCCCGGATTGGGTCGGGAGTTCATCCAGGCGATCACCACCCGGGAGGTGAACCTCATCATGGCGATCACGCTGTTTACGGGCGTGTTCATCATCCTGGCGAACCTGCTTGCGGACATCCTCTATGCGGTGCTCGATCCGCGGATCAGATACGATTAA
- a CDS encoding ABC transporter permease: protein MSTERGRIRITGFDAERVEERDRLSEWETESETGTRSRWRRGLDRFTHNRSAMLGVAVVVAMSLLAIFSRPITVGGVLVQPISLAPHAPTDILYLQDPSVGVYDPPSLAYPMGIDGSGRDLFSRVLYGGRFSISIGFIVVALTAGFGAVYGAVSGYYGGWIDEIMMRVVDTIFAFPGLILALIIVAILGGGYWQLVLAFTLFGWAGYGRLVRGEVLSIKENEYVLAAKALGAKDRSVIFRHIIPNAMPPLLVLASLNIGTVVIGVAALGFLGLGMPPGTAEWGTMLDATRATLIQGPGGAIPWWATVYPGLAIFLFVMSMNMIGDGINDALDAQQTGVGRGGEE, encoded by the coding sequence ATGTCTACAGAACGAGGCCGAATTCGGATCACCGGGTTCGACGCGGAACGTGTCGAAGAGCGCGACCGTCTCTCGGAGTGGGAGACGGAGAGCGAGACGGGCACACGGAGTCGGTGGCGCCGGGGACTGGACCGATTTACACACAATCGATCGGCGATGCTCGGCGTCGCGGTCGTCGTCGCGATGTCGTTGCTGGCGATCTTCTCGCGGCCGATTACCGTCGGCGGTGTGCTCGTCCAGCCGATCTCGCTTGCGCCACACGCACCGACCGACATCCTATATCTGCAGGACCCTTCGGTCGGGGTCTACGACCCGCCGTCGCTTGCCTACCCCATGGGGATCGACGGCTCGGGCCGCGACCTGTTCTCGCGGGTGCTGTACGGCGGGCGCTTTAGCATCTCGATCGGGTTCATCGTGGTCGCGCTCACCGCCGGTTTCGGCGCGGTCTACGGGGCCGTATCGGGCTACTACGGCGGCTGGATCGACGAGATCATGATGCGGGTCGTCGACACCATCTTCGCGTTCCCCGGCCTGATCCTGGCGCTGATCATCGTCGCCATCCTCGGCGGGGGCTACTGGCAACTCGTCCTCGCGTTTACCCTTTTCGGGTGGGCGGGCTACGGGCGACTGGTTCGCGGGGAGGTGCTCTCGATCAAGGAAAACGAGTACGTGCTGGCGGCCAAGGCCCTCGGGGCGAAAGACCGATCGGTGATCTTCAGACACATCATCCCGAACGCGATGCCGCCGTTGCTCGTGTTGGCTTCGCTCAACATCGGCACCGTCGTCATCGGGGTCGCGGCGCTTGGCTTTCTCGGACTGGGGATGCCGCCGGGCACCGCCGAATGGGGGACGATGCTGGACGCGACCCGCGCGACGCTGATTCAGGGACCGGGCGGGGCGATCCCGTGGTGGGCGACGGTCTATCCGGGGCTCGCGATCTTCTTGTTCGTGATGTCGATGAACATGATCGGGGACGGCATCAACGACGCGCTCGACGCCCAGCAAACCGGCGTCGGACGCGGGGGTGAGGAGTGA
- a CDS encoding ABC transporter ATP-binding protein produces MTERAEEPILRIEGLQKYYETSGGFLDTLLGRGGTVKAVDGIDLELYEGETLGIVGESGCGKTTLGRSLLRLIEPTDGSVYYRGEEVTDISNTKLRELRTDLQYIFQDPFSSLNPRLTVGDIIGEPLDIHGIASGEDRTERIYDLLDTVGLNPSHANRYPHEFSGGQRQRIGIARALAVDPEVIVCDEPVSALDVSVQAQILNLLEDLQTELGLSYVFIAHDLSVVEHISDRVAVMYLGEVAETGPTEAVFSPPHHPYTEALLSAIPEPDPRWEGEQVILSGTVPSPIDPPSGCRFHTRCPRVIPPDEYDLPGGEWRSLLDFKLRVGGADGLEALTAANDDGEDPSEVPRSVLDERIRAEFDLPTRLSDPRAEEVLSEAIEALHAGDLEGASERLESTFVSPCERDEPALTRTGEDHRIACHRYDGRYDAGRPESFAAGTDASADD; encoded by the coding sequence ATGACTGAGCGGGCCGAGGAGCCGATCCTCCGGATCGAGGGACTACAGAAGTACTACGAGACCAGCGGGGGCTTTCTCGATACCCTGCTCGGACGCGGCGGGACGGTAAAGGCCGTCGACGGGATCGACCTCGAACTGTACGAGGGCGAAACCCTCGGGATCGTCGGCGAGAGCGGCTGTGGGAAGACCACGCTCGGACGGTCCCTGCTACGGTTGATCGAACCGACGGACGGGTCGGTCTACTACCGAGGCGAGGAGGTCACCGATATCTCGAACACGAAGCTACGGGAGCTGAGAACGGACCTCCAGTACATCTTTCAGGACCCGTTTTCGAGTCTGAACCCCAGACTGACCGTCGGCGACATCATCGGCGAGCCGCTCGACATCCACGGGATCGCCTCCGGCGAAGATCGTACCGAGCGGATCTACGACCTCCTCGACACGGTGGGGTTGAACCCGAGTCACGCCAACCGCTACCCCCACGAGTTTTCGGGCGGCCAGCGCCAGCGCATCGGCATCGCCCGCGCGCTCGCGGTCGACCCGGAGGTGATCGTCTGTGACGAGCCGGTCAGCGCGCTCGACGTCTCGGTACAGGCCCAGATCCTCAACCTGCTCGAGGACCTCCAGACGGAGTTGGGCCTCTCGTACGTCTTTATCGCCCACGATCTGAGCGTCGTCGAACACATCTCCGATCGGGTCGCGGTGATGTATCTGGGCGAGGTCGCCGAGACCGGACCGACCGAGGCGGTGTTCTCGCCGCCCCATCACCCCTACACGGAGGCGTTGCTCTCTGCGATCCCCGAACCGGATCCCCGCTGGGAGGGCGAACAGGTCATTCTCTCGGGGACGGTGCCCTCACCGATCGATCCGCCCTCGGGCTGTCGGTTTCACACGCGCTGCCCGCGCGTCATCCCGCCCGATGAGTACGACCTCCCGGGCGGCGAGTGGCGCTCGCTGCTCGATTTCAAACTGCGAGTCGGGGGCGCCGACGGCCTCGAAGCGCTCACCGCGGCGAACGACGACGGCGAGGACCCTTCGGAAGTCCCGCGATCGGTCCTCGACGAGCGGATCAGGGCCGAGTTCGACCTCCCGACGCGACTCTCCGATCCGAGAGCCGAGGAGGTGCTTTCGGAGGCGATCGAGGCGCTCCACGCCGGCGACCTCGAGGGGGCCAGCGAACGCCTCGAATCGACGTTCGTCTCGCCGTGCGAGCGCGACGAGCCGGCGCTGACCCGAACAGGCGAGGACCACCGGATCGCGTGTCACCGCTACGACGGGCGCTACGACGCCGGGCGACCCGAGTCGTTCGCGGCGGGAACGGACGCCTCCGCGGACGACTGA
- a CDS encoding type 1 glutamine amidotransferase domain-containing protein, whose protein sequence is MARALFVVSEEGYWGEECIEPLTTLSDAGVEITVATPSGSPPVIDETSLDPETVGEDTAEWVREVHETDERLNDPEALAAVEAAGFDAVVFPGGHGTVWDVNQDRDARRILAETVEAGRKALVVCHAVGILAFTRESDGSFLVEDRDVTGFPNEWEADTVEEHDVMPDGRKLPYWVEEEVVAAGGNWNAELDADTSVTVDGDLLTARGPDSSAEAARTLLGELGIERPA, encoded by the coding sequence ATGGCACGCGCACTGTTCGTCGTCAGCGAGGAGGGCTATTGGGGAGAGGAGTGTATCGAGCCGTTGACGACGCTGTCGGACGCCGGCGTCGAGATCACGGTCGCGACCCCGAGCGGGTCGCCGCCGGTGATCGACGAGACCTCGCTGGACCCCGAGACGGTCGGCGAGGACACCGCCGAGTGGGTCCGAGAAGTCCACGAGACCGACGAGCGACTGAACGACCCCGAAGCGCTCGCGGCCGTCGAGGCCGCCGGGTTCGACGCCGTCGTCTTCCCCGGCGGACACGGCACCGTCTGGGACGTCAATCAGGACCGCGACGCCCGTCGGATCCTCGCCGAAACCGTCGAAGCCGGCCGAAAGGCACTCGTGGTCTGTCACGCGGTGGGCATCCTCGCCTTTACGCGCGAATCGGACGGGTCGTTCCTCGTCGAGGACCGGGACGTCACCGGCTTCCCCAACGAATGGGAAGCGGATACCGTCGAGGAACACGACGTCATGCCCGATGGCCGGAAACTCCCCTACTGGGTCGAAGAGGAAGTGGTCGCGGCCGGCGGGAACTGGAACGCCGAACTCGACGCCGACACGAGCGTCACCGTCGACGGCGACCTGCTGACCGCCCGCGGCCCCGACTCGTCCGCCGAGGCCGCCCGAACCCTGCTCGGGGAACTGGGAATCGAACGCCCGGCCTGA
- a CDS encoding DUF5518 domain-containing protein → MAIDMKAVVYGFIVSLLIGLIGGAVVPGTGMTVPVMGWGLAGIVAGLVAGYVAGGTVGNGAVHGGLATVIGALVLLVAVAFVETLFGGLVPAFGLLTVGVTLLVIYAIPGAIGGAIGSWSKNRRATRQARPAA, encoded by the coding sequence ATGGCAATCGACATGAAAGCGGTGGTGTACGGCTTCATCGTGAGCCTGCTCATCGGGTTGATCGGGGGAGCGGTAGTTCCGGGCACGGGCATGACGGTACCGGTCATGGGCTGGGGGCTCGCGGGTATCGTCGCCGGTCTGGTCGCCGGCTACGTCGCCGGCGGAACCGTGGGTAACGGGGCGGTTCACGGCGGCCTGGCGACAGTCATCGGCGCGCTGGTCCTGCTGGTCGCGGTCGCGTTCGTCGAGACCCTCTTCGGGGGGCTAGTCCCGGCGTTCGGCCTGCTGACCGTCGGCGTGACGCTGCTGGTGATCTATGCGATCCCGGGCGCGATCGGCGGGGCCATCGGCTCGTGGAGCAAGAACCGCCGGGCCACGCGCCAGGCCCGTCCGGCGGCCTGA
- a CDS encoding ABC transporter substrate-binding protein gives MDDINRRRLLQGMGAAGVTGVAGCLGGDNDDEEDSSGPEVSDREEVDFADLQEGGTLRGAVGANVASFDPPYSTDTTSTQAQNFVFETLITNDREGNYYPWLAESYELVETQDIDRTAYADYMTSVSTDEEGVFETDEQVIMQHPEDDPLESDGVRVITPEQASAAVDDGTFGMQYRYRLREGVQFHNGEELTAENVTASVERYENSDVSAQTFDSLLHARAIDEYTVDLFAQVPDAEAEGQLPGIYIFTTEQAGLEDGAIDPRQGNEPIGTGPYQFEDFSDEQYYELSKFNEYWVEAMGVDSIDWFDGPEEFPDGPLVDAIEMEIVPDAANRAAALRNDEIDITTGLATDTLDEFNSDDGFTVTGIETGGYEYIQYPVNVEPWGDQRLRTAVNHLVPRENIVQNVLNGWARPAWTPIPELAEESGTTDPEALEEELRPANEYDTERAGELLDEVGEDLGLEYPLEVTLETNADNPDRVQMVELIAESMAQTEYFETSVETYEWNAYIARVLDPEYPDGGIIPCIGLSGTFNPGSFCDALHGTANIGQCCNLTGISDPEFDRLVDAARFDIAVVEDEQLRAERYDEIWRLLADQRYSSLTHFDLMTAVSNTDITGFGIYPFDEGIYSFALYNPTESQAMWLERE, from the coding sequence ATGGATGATATCAACCGGCGCCGGCTCCTACAGGGGATGGGGGCGGCCGGCGTCACGGGCGTTGCCGGCTGTCTCGGCGGCGACAACGATGACGAGGAGGATTCAAGTGGTCCGGAGGTCAGCGACCGCGAGGAGGTCGATTTCGCCGATCTACAGGAAGGTGGGACGCTTCGGGGTGCGGTCGGCGCGAACGTCGCCTCCTTCGATCCGCCTTACAGTACGGACACAACCTCGACGCAGGCTCAGAACTTCGTTTTCGAGACCCTGATCACGAACGACCGGGAGGGCAACTACTACCCGTGGCTCGCGGAAAGCTACGAGCTGGTCGAGACCCAGGACATCGACCGGACCGCCTACGCCGACTACATGACGAGCGTGAGCACGGACGAGGAGGGCGTCTTCGAAACCGACGAGCAGGTGATCATGCAACACCCCGAGGACGATCCCCTAGAGAGCGACGGGGTCCGCGTCATCACGCCCGAACAGGCCTCGGCGGCCGTCGACGACGGCACCTTCGGGATGCAGTATCGCTACCGGCTCCGCGAGGGGGTCCAGTTTCACAACGGCGAGGAGCTGACCGCCGAGAACGTCACTGCCAGCGTCGAGCGCTACGAGAACTCCGACGTTTCGGCCCAGACGTTCGACTCGCTGTTGCACGCCCGCGCAATCGACGAGTACACGGTCGATCTGTTCGCACAGGTCCCCGACGCCGAGGCCGAAGGACAGCTTCCGGGGATCTACATATTCACGACCGAACAGGCCGGCCTCGAGGACGGGGCGATCGATCCCCGCCAGGGTAACGAACCCATCGGGACCGGTCCCTACCAGTTCGAGGACTTCTCGGACGAACAGTACTACGAGCTCTCGAAGTTCAACGAATACTGGGTCGAGGCCATGGGCGTCGATTCGATCGACTGGTTCGACGGCCCCGAGGAGTTCCCCGACGGCCCGCTCGTCGACGCCATCGAGATGGAGATCGTCCCCGACGCCGCGAACCGGGCGGCCGCGCTCCGGAACGACGAGATCGACATCACGACCGGACTGGCGACCGACACCCTCGACGAGTTCAATTCGGACGACGGCTTTACCGTTACCGGCATCGAGACCGGCGGGTACGAGTACATCCAGTACCCGGTCAACGTCGAGCCGTGGGGCGACCAGCGCCTGCGAACGGCTGTCAACCACCTCGTCCCCCGCGAGAACATCGTCCAGAACGTCCTCAATGGGTGGGCGCGCCCGGCCTGGACGCCCATCCCCGAACTCGCAGAGGAGTCGGGCACGACCGACCCCGAGGCCCTCGAAGAGGAACTCCGCCCCGCAAACGAGTACGACACCGAACGCGCCGGGGAGCTTCTCGACGAGGTCGGCGAGGACCTCGGGCTTGAGTACCCCCTCGAAGTCACTCTCGAAACCAATGCGGACAACCCCGACCGCGTGCAGATGGTCGAGTTGATCGCCGAGTCGATGGCCCAGACGGAGTACTTCGAGACTTCGGTCGAGACCTACGAGTGGAACGCCTACATCGCGCGGGTGCTCGATCCCGAGTACCCCGACGGGGGAATCATCCCGTGTATCGGGCTCTCGGGGACGTTCAACCCCGGCAGTTTCTGCGATGCGCTCCACGGCACCGCGAACATCGGGCAGTGTTGTAACCTGACGGGGATCAGCGACCCCGAGTTCGACCGACTGGTCGACGCCGCACGCTTCGACATCGCGGTCGTCGAGGACGAACAGCTTCGGGCCGAGCGCTACGACGAGATCTGGCGGCTGCTGGCCGATCAACGCTACAGTTCGCTCACCCACTTCGACCTGATGACGGCCGTGAGCAACACCGACATCACCGGCTTTGGCATCTACCCCTTCGACGAGGGGATCTACAGCTTCGCGCTGTACAACCCGACCGAAAGCCAGGCGATGTGGCTCGAACGCGAGTGA
- a CDS encoding methylglyoxal synthase has translation MTRLALIAHDEKKADLIDFVREHETRLGECSLVGTGTTGKRITEETSLTVERMASGPLGGDMMIGAEVAKEALDGVIFLRDPLRAQPHEPDITALLRICDVHDTPLATNLASAAYLIEGV, from the coding sequence ATGACTCGACTCGCGCTGATCGCCCACGACGAAAAGAAAGCCGACTTGATCGATTTCGTCCGCGAACACGAAACGCGCCTCGGAGAGTGTTCCCTCGTCGGCACGGGGACCACGGGAAAGCGCATCACCGAGGAGACGAGCCTGACCGTCGAGCGCATGGCCTCGGGCCCGCTCGGCGGGGACATGATGATCGGTGCGGAGGTCGCAAAGGAGGCGCTGGACGGCGTGATCTTCCTTCGCGATCCGCTCCGCGCACAGCCACACGAACCCGACATCACCGCACTGCTGCGGATCTGTGACGTTCACGACACGCCGCTTGCGACGAACCTCGCAAGCGCGGCGTATCTGATCGAGGGCGTCTAA
- a CDS encoding ABC transporter ATP-binding protein, which translates to MALLEVEDLTVEFYTEEGVVTAVEDLSYRIERGEKFGVVGESGAGKSVTALSLMRLIESPGRIASGEIRFKGEDILELSEREVRDLRGNEVAMVFQDAQTALNPVYTVGEQIAEAIRHHLDYDDREARERTVQLLDEVGIPEAETRYSDYPHEFSGGMQQRAVIAMALSCEPDLLVCDEPTTALDVTIEAQILDLIEELADEFDVAVQLITHDLGVIAKVCNRVMVMYAGKPVEKAPVEELYYDPKHPYTVGLMSSIPRVGDERDRLRTIPGTMPDLVELPPGCSFHPRCPYAEEVCTLEEPPLLDPETGAAAIETTAHSAACLEWAGKLEAGLDYEVEIRDDEDTHRNPARAEGSDD; encoded by the coding sequence ATGGCGCTGCTCGAAGTCGAGGACCTGACCGTCGAGTTCTACACCGAGGAGGGGGTCGTCACCGCCGTCGAGGACCTCTCCTACCGGATCGAGCGCGGCGAGAAGTTCGGCGTCGTCGGCGAATCGGGGGCCGGAAAGAGCGTCACCGCTCTCTCGTTGATGCGCCTCATCGAGAGCCCAGGGCGGATCGCTAGCGGCGAGATCCGCTTCAAGGGCGAGGACATCCTCGAACTGAGCGAACGGGAGGTCAGGGACCTGCGTGGCAACGAAGTGGCGATGGTCTTTCAGGACGCCCAGACCGCGCTCAATCCCGTCTACACCGTCGGCGAACAGATCGCAGAGGCGATCCGCCACCACCTCGACTACGACGACCGGGAGGCACGCGAGCGAACCGTCCAACTGTTGGACGAGGTCGGCATCCCGGAAGCCGAGACGCGGTATTCGGATTACCCACACGAGTTCTCCGGCGGGATGCAACAGCGCGCGGTCATCGCGATGGCGCTGTCGTGCGAGCCCGACCTGTTGGTCTGTGACGAACCCACGACCGCACTCGACGTGACCATCGAGGCCCAGATCCTCGATCTGATCGAGGAACTCGCCGACGAGTTCGACGTCGCGGTCCAGCTCATCACGCACGATCTGGGCGTCATAGCGAAGGTCTGTAACCGCGTGATGGTGATGTACGCGGGCAAGCCCGTCGAGAAGGCGCCCGTCGAGGAGCTGTACTACGATCCCAAGCACCCCTACACCGTCGGGCTGATGAGTTCGATCCCGCGGGTCGGCGACGAGCGAGACCGTCTCCGGACGATCCCGGGGACGATGCCCGATCTCGTCGAACTGCCACCCGGCTGTAGCTTTCATCCCCGGTGTCCGTACGCCGAGGAGGTCTGTACCCTCGAGGAGCCACCGTTGCTCGACCCCGAGACGGGCGCGGCAGCGATCGAAACGACCGCCCACTCGGCGGCCTGTCTCGAATGGGCCGGCAAACTGGAGGCGGGGCTCGACTACGAGGTCGAAATACGGGACGACGAGGACACGCACCGAAACCCGGCCCGCGCGGAGGGAAGCGATGACTGA
- a CDS encoding cbb3-type cytochrome c oxidase subunit I, with translation MYAELLGGTLLGVVLLVLCGGLAHRLHRSSDPPAAGDLVTDGGERTDDTAEGSASSRTRSDGGFATGYGFDTSKPTGLIRWLTTVDHRDIGILYLTFGAFMFLWGGTDAMMARTELLTPEAEVFGIQTYNELFTTHAITMLFLFATPILFGLANYFLPLLIGADDMAYPRINAIAFWVLPPSAVLIRFGIISDAMATVLGPVVPAMASLFLGFSPVDVAWTFYPPLSVQTVNPQIDMALLGLHLSGIGTTLGAINIIATVFVERSPDVGWERLDIFSWTLLVQAGLILFAFPLLGATLLMLLLDRNIGTSFFAVEHGGYLLFQHLFWFFGHPEVYILVLPPFGLISLVLPKFAGRKLFGYKFVVYSTMAIGVLSFGVWAHHMFTTGIDPRIRASFMAITIAIAVPSAVKVFNWTTTLWTGDIRLEAPMLFCIGAVSTLIFGGVTGVFLGSIPVDLLYHGTYYVVGHFHFIITGTIPFAVFAAVYYWFPLMSRRMYNRTLGAAHFWFSFIGVNLLSFGMLVLGMLGLPRRSATYPAEFVPIQVVASLGALLIAFGQVIWLYNMVQSYRSGRIVMDADVWGLKKYGQFTKEWEWFENRLEQAQATEKPRDTPETEA, from the coding sequence ATGTACGCTGAACTCCTCGGGGGGACACTGCTGGGTGTCGTCCTACTCGTACTCTGTGGCGGGCTCGCCCACCGACTGCACCGGTCGTCGGACCCACCCGCCGCCGGCGACCTCGTGACCGACGGCGGCGAGCGAACCGACGACACGGCCGAGGGTTCGGCGTCTTCGCGTACACGGTCTGACGGCGGCTTTGCGACCGGCTACGGCTTTGACACCTCGAAACCCACCGGCCTGATCCGCTGGCTGACGACCGTTGACCACCGCGACATCGGCATCCTCTATCTCACCTTTGGGGCGTTCATGTTCCTGTGGGGTGGCACCGACGCGATGATGGCCCGGACCGAGCTGCTGACGCCCGAAGCGGAGGTCTTCGGGATCCAGACGTACAACGAACTCTTTACTACCCACGCGATTACGATGCTGTTTCTCTTCGCGACGCCGATCCTATTCGGGCTGGCGAACTACTTCCTCCCACTTCTGATCGGGGCCGACGATATGGCCTACCCCCGGATCAACGCCATCGCCTTCTGGGTACTGCCGCCGTCTGCCGTTCTGATCCGATTCGGCATCATCAGCGACGCGATGGCGACGGTCCTCGGGCCGGTCGTCCCCGCGATGGCCTCGCTGTTTCTCGGCTTCTCGCCCGTCGACGTGGCCTGGACGTTCTACCCGCCCCTGTCGGTCCAGACGGTCAACCCGCAGATCGATATGGCGCTTTTGGGGTTACATCTCTCGGGGATCGGGACCACGCTGGGGGCGATCAACATCATCGCGACGGTCTTCGTCGAGCGCTCGCCCGACGTCGGCTGGGAGCGACTCGACATCTTCTCGTGGACGCTGCTCGTTCAGGCCGGACTGATCCTCTTTGCCTTCCCGCTTTTGGGTGCGACCCTGCTGATGTTGCTACTGGATCGCAACATCGGAACCTCGTTTTTCGCCGTCGAACACGGGGGATACCTCCTCTTTCAGCATCTCTTTTGGTTTTTCGGCCACCCCGAGGTCTACATCCTCGTCTTGCCCCCCTTCGGGTTGATCAGCCTCGTCCTCCCGAAGTTCGCGGGCCGCAAGCTCTTCGGGTATAAGTTCGTCGTCTACTCGACGATGGCCATCGGGGTACTATCCTTCGGCGTGTGGGCCCACCACATGTTCACGACGGGCATCGACCCGCGGATCCGCGCGTCGTTCATGGCGATCACCATCGCCATCGCGGTGCCGAGCGCGGTGAAGGTCTTCAACTGGACGACCACGCTGTGGACCGGGGATATCAGACTGGAGGCGCCGATGCTCTTTTGTATCGGTGCCGTCTCGACGCTCATCTTCGGCGGCGTGACAGGGGTGTTCCTCGGGTCGATCCCGGTCGACCTCCTGTACCACGGCACCTACTACGTCGTGGGTCATTTCCACTTCATCATCACCGGCACCATCCCGTTTGCCGTCTTCGCGGCGGTCTACTACTGGTTCCCGCTGATGAGTCGGCGGATGTACAATCGGACGCTCGGGGCTGCCCACTTCTGGTTTTCCTTTATCGGGGTCAACCTGTTGTCGTTCGGCATGCTGGTACTGGGGATGCTCGGGCTGCCACGGCGTTCTGCCACCTACCCCGCCGAGTTCGTCCCGATACAGGTCGTCGCCTCGCTCGGAGCGCTACTGATCGCGTTCGGGCAGGTGATCTGGTTGTACAACATGGTCCAGTCCTATCGCTCGGGCCGGATCGTGATGGACGCCGACGTCTGGGGACTGAAGAAGTACGGCCAGTTCACCAAGGAGTGGGAGTGGTTCGAAAACCGGCTCGAACAGGCTCAGGCGACGGAAAAACCCCGAGACACCCCCGAGACGGAGGCGTAG